A genomic window from Hypanus sabinus isolate sHypSab1 unplaced genomic scaffold, sHypSab1.hap1 scaffold_160, whole genome shotgun sequence includes:
- the LOC132387177 gene encoding NACHT, LRR and PYD domains-containing protein 3-like — protein MWNDVPMLDKIHNEIQMYGCDPSHRSNAAQGLIKVLSELKDQQQWPESRGLGKQKIVYDWATGKIFQQFQFVFSFKFRELNSINCRTNLRELILDQYPYFGNFLRDVWKNPQGLLFIFDGLDEFKHRIYFADKWRDTEPKHQCPDPECWCEVSDIVYSLIQGKLLPGCSVLVTTRPTALQLLEKADIRVWAEILGFAGEQWKEYFMKHFDDQTVAAAVFKHVKENEILYTMSYNPSYCWILALALGPFFTQRDRDPQQIPKTITQLYSYYIYSILKNHSREIENPRDVLLRVGQMAFRGVSDKRTVFTDGDFNNYNLQPSQILSGFLMELLGREDSAQCVVYTFPHLTIQEFTAAVAQFLTIHPEDILKFLTEAHNTTDGRFEVFLRFVAGLSSPLTARGLEEFLGPFPHETTCRVMDWVKEEVKRQSENTSSEAGKRRLLNTFHYLFESQNRELTQTALGSVEELSFSEMTLIPVDCAVLSHVVRLCDTIKRLDLSYCHILCEGIQQLGPWLHKFQVLSLGRNDLGDSGVKLVSAAVGNPECKIQTLNLNHVELTDSGAEDLASALSTNRSLIELDLGWNPLTDQSVHALRRLILTHPSLEQIMLAVNNFSGTGENELESLQESRPGLRVYL, from the exons ATGTGGAATGATGTTCCAATGTTGGACAAAATACATAACGAAATACAGATGTATG gttGTGATCCCTCCCATCGATCAAATGCCGCTCAAGGTTTAATCAAGGTTCTCAgtgagctgaaag atcagcagcagtggccggagtcgcGGGGATTGGGaaaacaaaagattgtttatgactgggccacggggaaaatattccaacaattccagtttgtctttagtttcaaattccgggagttaaactccattaactgcagaacaaacctgagggaactgattctggatcagtatccttactttgggaatttcCTGAGAGATGTCTGGAAGAACCCACAGGGATTGTTGTtcatattcgatggtttggatgaattcaaacacagaatctATTTTGCAGACAAATGGAGAGATACAGAACCTAAGCACCAGTGTCCAGATCCCGAGTGCTGGTGTGAAGTgtcggacattgtgtacagtttaatccagggcaagctgctcccagggtgttcggtgctggtgaccacccgccccactgcgttacaGTTATTGGAAAAGGCAGATATCAGGGTCTGGgcagaaatcctgggatttgctgGTGAGCaatggaaggaatatttcatgaaGCATTTTGATGATCAGACGGTGGcggcagctgttttcaaacacgtgaaggagaacgagatcctgtataccatgagctacaacccctcctactgctggatcctcgcacTTGCACTCGGccctttcttcacacaaagagacaGGGACCCACAGCaaattcccaagaccatcactcAACTGtattcctactatatttacagcatcctgaaaaaccacagccgtgagattgagaacccccgtgatgtgttactcagggttggtcagatggccttcagaggagtgtccgataAGAGAactgtgtttacagatggagatttcaACAACTACAATCTACAGCCTTCCCAGATCCTGtctgggttcctgatggagcttttggggagagaggattctgcccagtgcgtggtgtacacattcccacacctcaccatccaagagtttacagctgcagtcgcacaattcctgactaTACATCCCgaggatatcctgaaattcctcactgaagcccacaatacgacagatgggcgattcgaggtatttctccgttttgttgctggtctctcctccccattgACAGCTCGGggtctggaggagtttctgggtccatttcctcatgaaacaacctgtcgggtgatggactgggtgaaggaggaggttaaacgccagagtgaAAACACAtcgagtgaagctggtaaaaggaggctcctgaacacatttcactacctgtttgagtctcagaatcgtgaacTGACTCAGaccgcactgggatctgtggaagaACTTTCATTCAGTGAAATGACACTGATCCCagttgactgcgcggtcctgtctcatgttgtcagactctgtgatacaataaaacgtCTCGACCTGTCGTACTGCCACATTTTGTGTGAGGGAATCCAGCAGCTGGGACCCTGGCTGCACAAGTTCCAGGTATTGAG TCTTGGACGGAAtgacctgggagattcaggagtgaaactggtgtctgcggctgttgggaacccggagtgtaaaatacagacactgaa TCTGAACCATGTCGAACTTACAGATTCTGGTGctgaggatctcgcctccgctctcagtacaaaccgatcACTGATAGAGCTGGACCTGGGATGGAACCCGCTCACAGACCAGTCGGTCCACGCTCTCCGCCGGCTCATATTGACCCACCCGAGTCTGGAGCAGatcat GCTGGCAGTGAATAACTTCAGTGGGACTGGGGAGAATGAACTGGAGTCTCTACAGGAGTctagacccggactgagagtgtacCTGTAA